A single window of Actinomycetes bacterium DNA harbors:
- a CDS encoding urease subunit alpha yields the protein MRAVPDVEATAVPGPGDRIRLGDTGLVVRVGGAAHDDGFTLLTGFAKTARDGIGLRAVRTEDSCDVVVTNAVVLDPVLGIRSASIGIREGRIVGVGRAGNPDTTDDVDVVVGTGTVIVPAEGLIATPGAVDTHVHLLSPRICEAALSSGVTSILGQEFGPFWGVGVNTTWGLRSAYAAFDAWPVNVGFLGRGSSSRREPLEQALEGGVCAFKVHEDLGAHLRSLDTALRVADDYDVQVAVHTDGLNENLSVADTLAVLDGRVVHAYHVEGCGGGHVPDVLSLAGVGNVIGSSTNPTLPYARDAIAEHESMIVAVHGLRPELPGELRLAHDRVRASTMAAEDVLHDLGVIPITSSDAQGMGRAGETIRRTFAMASVLKSTRGPLEGDGPDDDNARVLRYLAKLTINPAIAHGIGHEVGSLEPGKLADIVLWRPEYFGAKPSLVLKAGLPAWGVVGDPNAATDTCEPLVLGPQFAGSGAAPADVSVVFVNSAAAEADSDVLATRRRRVAVRGTRTIGLASMHRGNDRLGRVEVSADAARVTLDGAEVSTPPVETVPLSRLYFL from the coding sequence GTGAGGGCGGTCCCCGACGTCGAGGCCACGGCCGTTCCCGGGCCCGGGGACCGGATCCGCCTCGGCGACACCGGGCTCGTCGTGCGGGTGGGTGGCGCGGCCCACGACGACGGCTTCACGCTGCTCACCGGATTCGCGAAGACCGCCCGCGACGGCATCGGGCTGCGCGCCGTCCGCACCGAGGACTCCTGCGACGTCGTCGTCACCAACGCGGTGGTCCTCGACCCGGTCCTCGGGATCCGCAGCGCGAGCATCGGCATCCGCGAGGGCCGCATCGTCGGGGTGGGGCGGGCCGGCAACCCCGACACCACCGACGACGTCGACGTGGTGGTCGGCACCGGCACCGTGATCGTCCCGGCCGAAGGGCTGATCGCCACGCCGGGGGCGGTCGACACCCACGTGCACCTGCTCTCCCCGCGCATCTGCGAGGCGGCGCTCTCCTCGGGGGTGACGAGCATCCTCGGGCAGGAGTTCGGCCCGTTCTGGGGCGTCGGGGTGAACACGACATGGGGACTGCGGAGCGCGTACGCCGCCTTCGACGCCTGGCCGGTCAACGTCGGGTTCCTCGGCCGTGGCTCGTCCTCGCGTCGCGAGCCGCTGGAGCAGGCGCTGGAGGGCGGGGTCTGCGCATTCAAGGTGCACGAGGACCTCGGCGCGCACCTGCGCTCGCTCGACACCGCGCTGCGGGTCGCCGACGACTACGACGTCCAGGTCGCCGTCCACACCGACGGGCTGAACGAGAACCTCTCCGTCGCCGACACCCTCGCGGTCCTCGATGGCCGCGTCGTGCACGCCTACCACGTGGAGGGGTGCGGCGGTGGGCACGTCCCGGACGTGCTGTCCCTCGCCGGCGTCGGGAACGTCATCGGATCGTCGACCAACCCCACGCTGCCCTACGCCCGGGACGCGATCGCCGAGCACGAGTCGATGATCGTCGCCGTCCACGGCCTGCGACCCGAGCTGCCCGGCGAGCTCCGCCTCGCCCACGACCGGGTCCGCGCGTCGACGATGGCCGCCGAGGACGTCCTGCACGACCTCGGGGTCATCCCGATCACCTCCTCCGACGCCCAGGGGATGGGCCGGGCCGGCGAGACGATCCGCCGTACCTTCGCGATGGCCTCGGTCCTCAAGTCGACCCGCGGCCCGCTCGAGGGGGACGGCCCCGACGACGACAACGCCCGGGTGCTGCGCTATCTCGCGAAGCTGACCATCAACCCCGCGATCGCCCACGGGATCGGGCACGAGGTCGGGTCGCTGGAACCCGGCAAGCTCGCCGACATCGTGCTGTGGCGCCCCGAGTACTTCGGAGCCAAGCCCTCGCTCGTGCTCAAGGCCGGGTTGCCGGCGTGGGGGGTGGTCGGCGACCCCAACGCGGCGACCGACACCTGCGAGCCGCTCGTGCTCGGTCCCCAGTTCGCCGGCTCCGGGGCGGCGCCGGCCGACGTCAGCGTGGTCTTCGTCAACAGCGCCGCAGCCGAGGCGGACTCCGACGTGCTCGCGACGCGACGTCGGCGGGTGGCCGTGCGGGGGACGCGAACCATCGGGCTGGCCTCGATGCACCGCGGCAACGACCGCCTCGGCCGGGTGGAGGTGAGCGCCGACGCGGCCCGGGTCACCCTCGACGGGGCCGAGGTGAGCACCCCGCCGGTCGAGACGGTCCCGCTGTCCCGGCTGTACTTCCT
- the ureA gene encoding urease subunit gamma, with translation MLLTPAERDRLLVFTAAELARARRARGLRLNVPETIALVADAVCEAARDGARHAEALDAGRRVLGPGDVLPGVADVVREVKVEAVFEDGTRMVVVTDPVGPAPADGLGVGGREAAPEPVAREADAVVLTVTNSATVPISVSSHFHFFEVNPRLAFDRARAYGRHLRIAAGSTRRFDPGVPTEVSLVPFGGERVVVGFSGLVDGALDGPGAREAALERARATGFLDHDPVNGPGAAP, from the coding sequence ATGCTGCTGACCCCCGCCGAACGGGACCGGCTGCTGGTCTTCACCGCGGCCGAGCTGGCCCGCGCCCGCCGGGCTCGCGGCCTTCGGCTCAACGTGCCGGAGACCATCGCGCTCGTCGCCGACGCGGTCTGCGAGGCGGCCCGGGACGGCGCTCGCCACGCCGAGGCGCTCGACGCCGGACGGCGGGTCCTCGGGCCTGGGGACGTCCTGCCCGGCGTCGCGGACGTGGTCCGCGAGGTGAAGGTCGAGGCCGTCTTCGAGGACGGCACGCGGATGGTCGTGGTGACCGACCCGGTGGGGCCGGCACCGGCCGACGGGCTCGGCGTCGGCGGGCGCGAGGCGGCGCCGGAGCCGGTTGCGCGGGAGGCCGACGCCGTCGTGCTCACGGTCACCAACTCCGCGACCGTCCCCATCTCGGTGAGCAGCCACTTCCACTTCTTCGAGGTCAACCCGCGGCTGGCCTTCGACCGGGCGCGGGCGTACGGCCGGCACCTGCGCATCGCGGCGGGGTCGACGCGGCGCTTCGACCCCGGGGTCCCCACCGAGGTCTCCCTCGTCCCCTTCGGGGGGGAGCGCGTGGTGGTCGGCTTCTCGGGGCTGGTCGACGGCGCCCTCGACGGCCCGGGCGCCCGCGAGGCGGCGCTCGAACGAGCCCGGGCTACCGGGTTCCTCGACCACGACCCCGTCAACGGTCCGGGCGCGGCGCCGTGA